From the Malus domestica chromosome 17, GDT2T_hap1 genome, one window contains:
- the LOC139193520 gene encoding protein ANTAGONIST OF LIKE HETEROCHROMATIN PROTEIN 1-like, whose amino-acid sequence MDRRKLLLILLLEMSYLETICICTILVVMMLRGKQRHVERPTLTNRSLIRREISLCYLNGIIGNTDTECVNELRMDRRTFGILCDLLRQDGRVKTDGLVSVEEQVCMTLQILAHHTKNRSVGGRFYRSGETISRYFNSVLQGILRLQGFLLKVPQPVPIDSTDARWRCFKNCLGALDGTHIDVHVPEIDKPRYRTRKGRVATNVLGVCSGDMQFIYVFPGWEGSASDSRVLHDAISRPNGFKVPAGCYYLVDGGYTNGEGFLAPYRGIPYHLSEWEGRTPSNKEEYFNMKHSKARNVIERCFGLLKGRWSILRSPSFYPIRTQGRIITACCLLHNLIRQEMLVDPMENLPIIEDGQNTEEGEYVGSVQSSDQWTAMRNDMAEEMYNEWRAIRNQQPN is encoded by the exons atggatcgaaggaagcttttattgatcttattgttagagatgtcttatttggaaacaatttgtatttgtacgattcttgtggtgatgatgctacgtggcaaacagagacatgttgaacgacccacattgactaaccgttcacttattagacgagagattagtttgtgttatctgaatggtataatagggaatactgatactgaatgtgttaacgaattgagaatggatagaaggacttttggcatattatgtgacttacttcgtcaagatgggagggtaaaaactgatggtttggtgtctgtagaggaacaggtgtgtatgactttacaaatattagcacatcatactaagaatcgtagtgttggcggtagattttataggtcgggagagactataagtaggtatttcaatagcgtattgcaaggaattttgcgattacaaggtttcctactaaaagtcccacagcctgtgcctattgattctacagatgctaggtggcgatgttttaag aattgcttgggagcattggatggaacacacattgatgtgcatgtacctgaaattgacaaaccaagataccgaacaagaaagggtcgagtcgcaactaatgtgttaggtgtgtgttcaggagatatgcagttcatatatgtgtttccggggtgggagggttccgcatcagactctagagtgctacatgatgcaattagtaggcctaatggttttaaggtaccagcgg gttgttattaccttgtagatggtggttatacaaatggtgaaggattccttgcaccctatagaggaataccttatcatttatctgaatgggagggacgaacaccttctaataaggaagaatattttaacatgaagcattctaaggcaaggaatgtaattgaacgctgttttggcttgctaaaaggaaggtggtcgatactaaggagtccatctttctatccgataaggacacaaggtcgaataattaccgcttgttgcctactacacaatcttattaggcaagagatgttagtagatccaatggagaatttgccaataatagaagatggacaaaatacagaagaaggtgaatatgttggtagtgttcAATCATCGGACCAGTGGACTGCAATGAGGAATGATATGGCTGaggaaatgtataatgagtggagagcaattaggaaccagcaaccgaactag
- the LOC103425757 gene encoding glyceraldehyde-3-phosphate dehydrogenase A, chloroplastic produces MASAILSVAKPSLQANGKGFAEFSGLRTSLACLPFGRKTSDDLFSVIAFQTSALGSNGVYKKGVTEAKLKVAINGFGRIGRNFLRCWHGRKDSPLDVIAINDTGGVKQASHLLKYDSTLGIFDADVKPVGDNGLSVDGKIVKVVSSRNPLDLPWKDLEIDLVIEGTGVFVDRDGAGKHLLAGAKKVLITAPGKGDIPTYVVGVNADAYNPDETIISNASCTTNCLAPFVKVLDQKFGIIKGTMTTTHSYTGDQRLLDASHRDLRRARAAALNIVPTSTGAAKAVALVLPSLKGKLNGIALRVPTPNVSVVDLVVQVTKKTFAEEVNAAFRDSAEKELAGILSVCDEPLVSVDFRCTDVSSTVDSSLTMVMGDDMVKVIAWYDNEWGYSQRVVDLADIVANNWK; encoded by the exons ATGGCTTCGGCTATTCTTTCTGTGGCCAAACCATctcttcag GCCAATGGAAAGGGATTTGCAGAATTCTCAGGTCTCCGTACCTCATTAGCTTGCCTTCCTTTCGGAAGGAAGACCTCAGACGATTTATTCTCAGTCATTGCCTTCCAGACCTCTGCT TTGGGAAGCAACGGAGTATACAAAAAAGGAGTAACGGAGGCGAAGCTAAAGGTGGCTATAAATGGGTTTGGAAGAATTGGAAGGAACTTCTTGAGGTGCTGGCATGGACGCAAGGACTCCCCTCTTGATGTCATTGCCATCAACGACACTGGAGGCGTCAAGCAGGCATCCCACCTCCTCAAGTATGACTCTACCCTCGGTATCTTTGATGCTGATGTCAAGCCCGTTGGGGATAATGGCCTCTCCGTTGATGGCAAGATTGTCAAGGTCGTGTCTAGCCGCAACCCACTAGACCTGCCCTGGAA GGATTTGGAGATCGATCTGGTGATTGAAGGGACTGGTGTTTTTGTCGATAGGGATGGCGCGGGCAAGCACCTCCTGGCAGGGGCCAAGAAGGTACTTATTACTGCCCCTGGAAAGGGTGACATCCCCACCTATGTGGTCGGAGTCAATGCTGACGCTTACAACCCCGATGAAACCATTATTAGCAATGCTTCTTGCACCACCAACTGCCTTGCCCCCTTCGTCAAGGTCCTTGACCAGAAATTTG GCATCATCAAGGGTACCATGACTACCACGCATTCCTACACTGGTGACCAGAGGCTACTTGATGCCAGCCACCGCGACCTAAGGCGTGCACGGGCTGCTGCTCTCAACATTGTTCCCACCTCCACAGGTGCAGCAAAGGCCGTGGCCCTAGTTCTTCCAAGTCTGAAGGGCAAGCTAAATGGCATTGCCCTGCGTGTGCCCACCCCAAACGTGTCGGTGGTGGACCTTGTTGTCCAAGTCACTAAGAAGACCTTTGCAGAAGAGGTAAACGCTGCTTTCAGAGACAGCGCCGAGAAGGAGCTCGCAGGTATCCTTTCTGTTTGTGACGAGCCCCTTGTCTCAGTCGATTTTAGGTGCACAGATGTCTCCTCCACAGTCGACTCCTCATTGACAATGGTAATGGGCGATGACATGGTCAAGGTCATTGCTTGGTACGACAACGAGTGGGGTTACTCCCAAAGGGTTGTTGATTTGGCTGACATTGTCGCCAACAACTGGAAGTGA
- the LOC103404120 gene encoding DEAD-box ATP-dependent RNA helicase 41, with the protein MEHRKNDDRCSNTSVVGIQDDKVKERSRDQREALPGEPKCVICNRYGEYICHQTDDDICSLECKQTLLCKVVVPHLPLNLPPPKTLPATDECFYVRDSGAQSRSQFLSADHTDLLRTRLGIHVKGDLVPTPILSFSSCNCPQKLLQNIEAAGFELPTPVQMQAIPAALSGKSLLVSAETGSGKTASFLVPIVSLCANLRFQQSTDQKRPLAMVLTPTRELCIQVEEQAKLLGRGLPFKTALVVGGDAMARQLHRLQQGVELIVGTPGRLIDLLTKNDIELDDVRIFALDEVDCMLQRGFRDQVMQIFRALSQPQVLLYSATVSPDIEKMASCMAKDVAVVFVGNPNRPNKAVKQLPIWVESKQKKQKLFDILMSKQHFMPPVVVYVGSRLGADLLSSAITVTTGVKALSIHGEKSMKERRDIMSSFLMGEVPVIVATGILGRGVDLLSVRQVIVFDMPNSVKEYVHQIGRASRLGEEGTAIVFVSEENKNLFPELVEVLRSSGAAIPRELVNSRYMARPYSIGGGQRKRKHD; encoded by the exons ATGGAACACAGAAAGAATGATGACCGATGCAGCAATACTTCAGTCGTTGGCATTCAAG ATGATAAAGTGAAAGAAAGGTCCAGAGACCAAAGAGAAGCTCTTCCAGGGGAGCCTAAATGTGTTATATGTAACCGTTATGGTGAGTACATATGCCATCAGACAGACGATGACATTTGCAGTTTGGAATGCAAACAAACTCTCTTATGTAAAGTGGTCGTCCCCCATTTGCCACTCAACCTCCCACCTCCCAAAACATTACCCGCTACTGATGAGTGCTTTTATGTTAGAGATTCTGGTGCTCAATCCCGATCTCAATTCTTATCTGCCGACCACACTGATTTGCttagaacaagacttggaattCATGTGAAGGGAGACTTAGTTCCAACACCAATCTTGTCATTCTCTTCGTGTAATTGTCCTCAAAAGCTCCTCCAAAATATAGAGGCTGCAGGCTTTGAACTGCCTACACCAGTCCAGATGCAAGCAATCCCAGCTGCTTTGAGTGGCAAAAGTTTGCTTGTTTCTGCTGAGACGGGCTCTGGTAAAACTGCTTCCTTTTTGGTTCCAATTGTTTCTCTTTGTGCAAACCTTCGCTTTCAGCAGTCCACAGACCAAAAGAGGCCATTAGCAATGGTTCTAACACCAACCAGAGAGCTCTGCATACAAGTTGAGGAGCAGGCTAAGTTGCTCGGAAGGGGTTTGCCTTTTAAAACAGCACTCGTGGTTGGTGGTGATGCAATGGCCAGACAACTTCACCGCCTTCAGCAAGGAGTGGAGCTCATTGTGGGAACTCCGGGCAGGCTGATAGATCTTTTAACGAAGAATGATATAGAACTGGATGATGTAAGGATTTTCGCACTTGATGAAGTGGACTGCATGCTTCAAAGGGGCTTCCGGGATCAGGTAATGCAGATATTTAGGGCTTTATCGCAACCCCAGGTTTTACTGTATTCTGCAACAGTCTCCCCAGATATAGAGAAGATGGCAAGCTGTATGGCAAAAGATGTTGCCGTAGTCTTTGTTGGCAATCCCAACAGGCCAAATAAGGCTGTGAAGCAACTACCCATCTGGGTTGAGTCAAAGCAAAAAAAGCAAAAGCTTTTTGACATATTGATGAGCAAGCAGCATTTTATGCCGCCTGTGGTGGTTTATGTGGGATCAAGACTTGGGGCAGATCTCCTATCTAGTGCAATTACAGTCACCACTGGGGTGAAAGCTTTGTCGATCCATGGGGAGAAATCCAtgaaagagaggagagataTCATGAGCTCTTTCTTAATGGGTGAGGTTCCTGTTATTGTAGCCACTGGGATTTTAGGCCGTGGGGTTGATCTCCTGAGTGTGAGACAGGTTATTGTGTTTGACATGCCCAACTCCGTTAAGGAGTATGTCCATCAGATTGGTAGAGCATCTAGATTGGGAGAAGAGGGTACAGCAATTGTATTTGTGAGTGAGGAGAATAAGAACTTGTTTCCAGAATTAGTTGAAGTTTTGAGATCTTCTGGTGCAGCTATACCTCGGGAGCTTGTTAATTCACGGTATATGGCACGCCCATACTCCATTGGCGGAGGccagagaaagagaaagcatgATTGA
- the LOC103404121 gene encoding uncharacterized protein yields the protein MMKKKVCAALVKQIIGAVSSMGKGKTLEALKRKTRAIKARIIIFSLLSNNKLVMITSISHKLHALFGHSDDSDHHDDHQQLEEEEDDDDDGINQDHQYQNSNSIINNDHSIILMSFHESQSHLQQPRPVHDNTIISTPTDHHDHDYITTSEDHVVINDAEKYPDLTHSLFDSDDDQFGSVIDIVKNSKQEAGQEFSLEEEIDHVADLFIRRFHRQIRIQRQHSFKRHQQQQ from the coding sequence atgatgaagaagaaagtaTGTGCAGCATTAGTGAAGCAGATAATAGGTGCGGTAAGCTCAATGGGCAAGGGTAAAACCCTAGAGGCTCTCAAGAGAAAAACCAGGGCCATAAAGGCTCGAATCATCATATTCTCGTTGCTGAGCAACAACAAGTTGGTGATGATCACCTCCATCTCTCACAAGCTCCACGCTTTGTTTGGCCACTCTGACGACTCTGATCATCATGATGATCATCAGCagctggaagaagaagaagatgatgacgatgatggtATTAATCAAGATCATCAGTACCAGAACAGCAACAGTATTATTAATAATGATCATAGTATAATATTAATGTCGTTCCATGAATCCCAGTCCCACCTGCAGCAGCCGCGGCCGGTTCATGATAATACTATTATTAGTACTCCAACTGATCATCATGATCACGATTACATTACTACGTCGGAGGACCACGTCGTTATCAATGATGCAGAAAAGTACCCAGATCTGACCCACTCGCTGTTCGACTCGGACGATGATCAGTTTGGATCTGTGATAGATATTGTCAAGAACTCAAAGCAAGAGGCCGGCCAGGAATTCAGTCTCGAAGAAGAAATAGACCACGTGGCAGACTTGTTCATAAGAAGGTTCCACCGCCAAATCAGAATTCAGAGGCAGCACTCCTTCAAGAGGCACCAGCAGCAGCAGTAG